TCGTGGAGCCGACCGTATGTGTTCTTATGGCGATTTCTGTGCGCTCAGTGACACCTGCGATAAGGAGACAGCGTTGCTGATAAAGCGTGAGGTTAGCGATGGTGTTATCGCACCTGACTATACTCCAGAGGCTTTAGAAATTCTGAAGGATAAGCGTAAGGGTGCATACAATGTCATTAAGATTGACCCTAACTATATGCCTGCTCCTATAGAGAAGAAGCAAGTTTTCGGCATTACATTTGAACAGGGCCGCAACGAAGTGAAGCTTGATGACCCAGCACTCTTCGAGAACATCCCTACAAAGAACAAGACATTCACTGAGGATGCCAAGCGTGATCTCATCATTTCGCTGATTACATTGAAGTATACACAGAGTAACTCTGTTTGCTATGTGAAGGACGGACAGGCTATCGGTATTGGTGCTGGACAGCAGAGTCGTATCCACTGCACTCGCTTAGCTGGTAGTAAGGCTGACGAATGGTGGTTGCGCCAGTGTCCAAAGGTTATGAATCTTCCATTTAAGAAGGGTATTCGCCGTGCCGATCGAGATAACACAATCAATATCTACATCTCTGATGAGTATGAAGATGTACTACAGGATGGTGTATGGCAGCAATTCTTCACAGAATGCCCAGAGCCTCTAACACGTGAGGAACGCAAAGAGTGGATTGCCAAGAATACGGGTGTTGCACTCGGTTCTGATGCTTTCTTCCCATTTGGCGACAACATTGAGCGTGCACATAAGAGTGGTGTAGAATATATAGCACAGGCTGGTGGAAG
The Prevotella melaninogenica DNA segment above includes these coding regions:
- a CDS encoding phosphoribosylaminoimidazolecarboxamide formyltransferase: MKELALKYGCNPNQKPSRIYMEEGELPITVLSGRPGYINFLDALNSWQLVKELKAATGLPAAASFKHVSPAGAAVGLPLSDTLKKIYFVDDVDFELTPLASAYARARGADRMCSYGDFCALSDTCDKETALLIKREVSDGVIAPDYTPEALEILKDKRKGAYNVIKIDPNYMPAPIEKKQVFGITFEQGRNEVKLDDPALFENIPTKNKTFTEDAKRDLIISLITLKYTQSNSVCYVKDGQAIGIGAGQQSRIHCTRLAGSKADEWWLRQCPKVMNLPFKKGIRRADRDNTINIYISDEYEDVLQDGVWQQFFTECPEPLTREERKEWIAKNTGVALGSDAFFPFGDNIERAHKSGVEYIAQAGGSIRDDHVIDTCDKYNIAMAFTGVRLFHH